A single window of Modestobacter italicus DNA harbors:
- a CDS encoding helix-turn-helix domain-containing protein, with the protein MPYPPRPQLRPLPAFAGTARTGTVPSQRLQAQLEAFVLAQYAAGRSLRQIADLIDRSPTAVRRVLDKHQVPRRAVGAPRQTDDAGG; encoded by the coding sequence ATGCCCTATCCGCCGCGGCCACAGCTGCGCCCGCTGCCCGCGTTCGCCGGAACCGCCCGCACCGGCACCGTGCCCAGCCAGAGGCTGCAGGCGCAGCTGGAGGCGTTCGTCCTGGCCCAGTACGCCGCCGGCCGTTCGCTGCGGCAGATCGCCGACCTGATCGACCGTTCCCCGACCGCGGTCCGCCGCGTGCTCGACAAGCACCAGGTGCCGCGGCGTGCCGTCGGCGCTCCACGGCAGACCGATGACGCCGGGGGATGA
- a CDS encoding M23 family metallopeptidase: MFAGLTVLLIPLAVIGAHEASTPTASSGCSIGGTGATVAGIELDAVQMGHAQTIADVAAARGLDAYAATVALATAYQESRIRMLANDGSSLELTGEQAAVTATSLQYPHDGRGSDHDSVNTFQQRWLAGWGTVAELMDPVYAAEAFYARLVEVPNWQTIALTQAAQAVQVSAAGGAYARWAPLAQELTAMLWPTAQAAAAPAGAAPAVCPGLPVAAGAWIRPTAGTVTSGYGSRGGTLHAGVDIAGPRNTPVYAAADGTVLRAECTSDYCDRDGSLSLAGYGNLVDLGHGNGVTTRYGHLSAYTVTAGQHVAAGTLVGFQGSTGNSTGVHLHFEVRQDGAPVDPVPWLADRGVDLRALDAG; the protein is encoded by the coding sequence GTGTTCGCAGGGCTCACGGTGCTGCTGATCCCCCTCGCGGTCATCGGTGCTCACGAGGCGTCGACGCCGACTGCATCGTCGGGCTGCTCGATCGGCGGCACCGGCGCCACCGTCGCCGGCATCGAGCTGGACGCCGTCCAGATGGGCCACGCGCAGACCATCGCCGACGTCGCCGCCGCGCGGGGGCTCGATGCGTACGCAGCCACGGTGGCGCTGGCCACGGCCTACCAGGAGTCCCGCATCCGGATGCTGGCCAACGACGGCAGCAGCCTCGAACTCACCGGCGAGCAGGCCGCGGTGACCGCTACCAGCCTGCAGTACCCGCACGACGGGCGCGGCTCCGACCACGACAGCGTCAACACCTTCCAGCAGCGCTGGCTCGCCGGCTGGGGCACCGTCGCCGAGCTGATGGACCCCGTCTACGCCGCCGAGGCCTTCTACGCCCGGCTGGTCGAGGTGCCCAACTGGCAGACCATCGCGCTCACGCAGGCGGCCCAGGCCGTGCAGGTCTCCGCCGCCGGCGGCGCCTACGCCCGCTGGGCGCCGCTCGCCCAGGAGCTGACCGCCATGCTCTGGCCGACCGCCCAGGCCGCAGCCGCCCCCGCCGGCGCAGCGCCCGCCGTCTGCCCGGGGTTGCCGGTGGCCGCCGGGGCGTGGATCCGGCCCACCGCCGGCACGGTCACCTCCGGCTACGGGTCCCGCGGGGGAACGCTGCACGCAGGCGTGGACATCGCCGGCCCCCGCAACACGCCCGTCTACGCCGCCGCCGACGGCACCGTGCTTCGAGCCGAGTGCACCAGCGACTACTGCGACCGCGACGGCAGCCTGAGCCTGGCCGGCTACGGCAACCTCGTAGATCTCGGCCACGGCAACGGGGTGACCACCCGCTACGGGCACCTCTCCGCGTACACGGTCACCGCAGGCCAGCACGTAGCCGCCGGAACGCTGGTCGGCTTCCAGGGCTCGACCGGCAACAGCACCGGTGTCCACCTGCACTTCGAGGTCCGCCAGGACGGCGCGCCGGTCGACCCGGTCCCGTGGCTGGCCGACCGCGGCGTCGACCTGCGCGCCCTCGATGCCGGATGA
- a CDS encoding type IV secretory system conjugative DNA transfer family protein — protein sequence MNVGRSQPDVGPASWEIPLAAALVWFTAGALLLPAGRAAAALLAGGGWVWPQGSAALVASVGGLLTAEPTAGLDVAQTAALPPPVAVYTAIAGCLALFLTASGGAAWAVHRWLTGRSGMATRSQVADVLGSGRLRRAGPVVRPDLTSARRRRPRRVVHTDVAWRLGHAAVPAAGQLWVPFDRTTGVYGPQGSGKTLDLLAPALLDAPGAALVTLTKAEDLLLTLDARAAGDRPVAVLDPFGAVPGLPELVWDPVAGCVDPMTAERRAKAFTAGTVPGAVTGGTTDSAARFYAFEAAKVLQGYLHAAALTGRTIEDVLEWAAHPQAATQPADVLRAHPHAAPFWDGLLHGALHGDPRTAGNTATTVQQALTLFFQTDIRRRCTPAPGRPATDIAALIAAGGTVYLLGREDPYASAAPLMTALAEHVLDTALQLAGDAPTGRLCPPLLACLDELPSTAPLPTLRTRMANDRALGVSFLYAAQAWRQLVLIYGEDEARALFGLTNVLVAFGGGKDGGFYRELSELLGSTRVRRTSYSYRGTGWSRSTHGETVPVLRPDEIRQLPPGRAIVVAENAPPLIAGLTRCLTGRRGAKLLAAQASARDRVAAARGHTASMVERTGRAHAAAARAGLTPVERGLR from the coding sequence ATGAACGTCGGCCGGTCGCAGCCCGACGTCGGCCCCGCCAGCTGGGAGATCCCGCTCGCCGCCGCCCTGGTGTGGTTCACGGCCGGGGCGCTCCTGCTGCCCGCCGGCCGCGCAGCCGCGGCACTCCTGGCCGGCGGCGGCTGGGTGTGGCCGCAGGGGTCGGCCGCCCTGGTCGCCTCAGTCGGCGGCCTGCTCACCGCCGAGCCCACCGCCGGGCTGGACGTTGCGCAGACGGCGGCGCTACCACCGCCGGTGGCTGTGTACACCGCCATCGCCGGGTGCCTCGCACTCTTCCTAACCGCCAGCGGGGGAGCCGCCTGGGCCGTTCACCGATGGCTGACCGGGCGGTCGGGAATGGCCACCCGCAGCCAGGTCGCCGACGTGCTCGGCAGCGGTCGGCTGCGCCGGGCCGGACCCGTCGTCCGTCCCGACCTGACCTCGGCTCGCCGGCGCAGGCCTCGCCGGGTCGTGCACACGGACGTGGCATGGCGGCTGGGCCACGCCGCAGTCCCCGCCGCCGGGCAACTGTGGGTGCCCTTCGACCGCACGACCGGCGTCTACGGCCCGCAGGGGTCCGGCAAGACCCTCGACCTGCTCGCCCCTGCGCTGCTCGACGCGCCCGGCGCGGCGCTGGTCACTCTGACCAAGGCCGAGGACCTGCTGCTCACCCTCGACGCCCGCGCCGCCGGCGACCGCCCGGTCGCCGTGCTCGACCCTTTCGGAGCGGTTCCTGGACTGCCGGAGCTGGTGTGGGACCCCGTCGCCGGCTGCGTGGATCCCATGACGGCCGAGCGCCGCGCCAAGGCCTTCACCGCCGGCACCGTTCCCGGCGCGGTCACCGGCGGCACCACCGACTCTGCGGCCCGCTTCTACGCCTTCGAAGCGGCCAAGGTGCTCCAGGGCTACCTGCACGCCGCCGCGCTGACCGGCCGCACCATCGAGGACGTCCTGGAGTGGGCCGCCCACCCGCAGGCGGCGACCCAGCCGGCCGACGTGCTGCGCGCCCATCCGCACGCCGCGCCGTTCTGGGACGGGCTGCTGCACGGTGCTCTGCACGGCGACCCGCGTACCGCTGGGAACACCGCCACCACGGTGCAGCAGGCGCTGACCCTGTTCTTTCAGACCGACATCCGCCGCCGGTGCACTCCTGCGCCCGGCCGGCCGGCCACCGACATTGCCGCGCTGATCGCCGCCGGCGGCACCGTCTACCTGCTCGGCCGCGAGGATCCCTACGCCTCGGCGGCCCCGCTGATGACCGCCCTGGCCGAGCACGTCCTCGACACCGCCCTGCAGCTGGCCGGCGACGCGCCGACCGGACGGCTGTGCCCGCCGTTGCTGGCCTGCCTGGACGAGCTGCCGTCCACCGCGCCGCTGCCCACTCTGCGCACCCGGATGGCCAACGACCGGGCCCTCGGGGTCAGCTTCCTCTACGCCGCGCAGGCGTGGCGGCAGCTGGTGCTGATCTACGGCGAGGACGAGGCCCGCGCCCTGTTCGGGCTCACCAACGTGCTCGTCGCCTTCGGTGGCGGCAAGGACGGCGGCTTTTACCGCGAACTCTCCGAGCTGCTGGGCAGCACCCGGGTCCGGCGCACCTCCTACAGCTACCGGGGCACCGGATGGTCCCGATCTACCCACGGCGAGACCGTGCCCGTGCTACGCCCGGACGAGATCCGCCAGCTGCCGCCCGGCCGGGCCATCGTGGTCGCGGAGAACGCCCCACCGCTGATCGCCGGGCTCACCCGCTGCCTCACCGGTCGCCGCGGCGCGAAGCTGCTGGCCGCGCAGGCCTCGGCCCGCGACCGCGTCGCCGCCGCCCGCGGGCACACCGCCAGCATGGTCGAGCGCACCGGTCGCGCGCACGCCGCGGCCGCCCGCGCGGGTCTCACCCCGGTCGAGCGGGGCCTTCGATGA
- a CDS encoding GAF and ANTAR domain-containing protein, translated as MATDQTSLAIRAVQALERLSSLSLRQVSMDDLLQTIADLTKTVMPGNPEASVTLLVKKHPTTVASTGQLATDLDEAQYERGHGPCLHAARTGVLAEIADMRTDSRWPDYTPRAAERGALSSLSVPLAIDEDAQLTGAINIYAREPNAFDEASRTAATRFGPYAAVAAGDLHAYQGARDRADNLQAALVTRGVIDQAKGILMDRHKLTADQAFQVLAQMSMRANRKLHAVADELVHTGVLPSGTWLPAGR; from the coding sequence GTGGCCACTGACCAGACCTCCTTGGCGATTCGCGCCGTCCAGGCGCTGGAACGCCTCAGCTCGCTGTCCCTGCGCCAGGTGTCGATGGACGACCTGCTGCAGACCATCGCGGACCTAACCAAGACCGTGATGCCGGGCAACCCCGAGGCGTCGGTGACGCTGCTGGTCAAGAAGCACCCGACCACGGTGGCCTCCACCGGCCAACTGGCCACCGACCTGGACGAGGCGCAGTACGAGCGCGGTCACGGCCCGTGCCTGCATGCAGCCCGCACCGGTGTGCTGGCCGAGATCGCCGACATGCGCACCGACAGCCGCTGGCCGGACTACACGCCCCGGGCCGCCGAGCGCGGTGCCCTGAGCTCCCTGTCAGTGCCGCTGGCCATCGACGAGGACGCGCAGCTCACCGGCGCTATCAACATTTACGCCCGCGAGCCGAACGCCTTTGACGAGGCCAGTCGCACGGCGGCCACCCGCTTCGGCCCCTACGCCGCAGTCGCCGCCGGCGACCTGCACGCCTACCAGGGCGCCCGGGACAGGGCCGACAACCTGCAAGCAGCCCTAGTGACCCGGGGTGTGATCGACCAGGCCAAGGGCATCCTGATGGACCGCCACAAGCTGACCGCAGACCAGGCGTTCCAGGTCCTGGCCCAGATGTCGATGAGGGCAAACAGGAAGCTGCACGCGGTCGCCGACGAGCTGGTGCACACCGGAGTCCTGCCCTCGGGGACGTGGTTGCCTGCGGGCCGCTGA
- a CDS encoding SCO6880 family protein translates to MSAARYGDYAKDVSGWFLGMTGAQLALVTLAGVPALLALNAQAWSLFVLWLPVWALLAAVLLVPVRGRSAGRWLVDLLLHTMGALMGWTVFGSRAASGTAENPAEADLPGVLAGIRTHDGPPFGQLFSRPVIVQNCAARTWAAVASIDHPGIGLAEPDERNRMGAGLAELCELAARTELVDVLALQVRTVPDDGTERAAWERAHTRADAAPLATRINALLGATLTPAAVRTEAFVTVVVGEARMSRAARESGGGVDGRARVLHGVMAEVEAALRGAVGCTAVTWLDSAALAAAVRTGFAPGERGQLIAADLAAADGAQLTTGVPMAAAGPSQARAEVRHYAHDAWASVTDTVLFPDSGAVLGALAPVLVPTVAGERRCLTVFLAPMPLDRATRLVGREEMSATTGNELRARMGFRQRARQRRDTERIGAADEKLAAGRALVRPAVAACVTVPATWPVAEHGRRLDASIRAAGYVPLRLDLAQDSGFAAAAVPLGVGLPDRRSRR, encoded by the coding sequence GTGAGCGCCGCCCGATACGGCGACTACGCCAAGGACGTCTCGGGCTGGTTCCTCGGGATGACCGGCGCCCAACTGGCCCTGGTCACCCTCGCCGGGGTCCCGGCGCTGCTCGCCCTCAACGCCCAGGCCTGGAGCTTGTTCGTCCTGTGGCTGCCGGTGTGGGCGCTGCTGGCCGCGGTGCTGCTCGTGCCGGTCCGGGGGCGCTCGGCCGGCCGCTGGCTGGTCGATCTCCTCCTGCACACGATGGGAGCACTCATGGGATGGACGGTGTTCGGCTCCCGGGCCGCGTCAGGCACGGCCGAGAACCCGGCCGAGGCGGATCTGCCGGGCGTCCTGGCCGGCATCCGCACCCACGACGGGCCGCCCTTCGGTCAGCTGTTCAGCCGCCCGGTGATCGTGCAGAACTGCGCGGCCCGGACGTGGGCGGCCGTGGCGTCGATCGATCATCCCGGGATCGGCCTGGCCGAACCCGACGAGCGCAACCGGATGGGCGCCGGCCTGGCCGAGCTGTGCGAACTCGCTGCCCGTACCGAGCTGGTCGACGTCCTGGCCCTGCAGGTGCGTACCGTGCCCGACGACGGCACCGAGCGTGCGGCCTGGGAACGAGCCCACACCCGCGCGGACGCCGCACCCCTGGCCACCCGGATCAACGCGCTGCTCGGGGCGACCCTCACCCCGGCCGCGGTGCGCACCGAGGCCTTCGTCACCGTCGTCGTCGGCGAGGCGCGGATGAGCCGGGCCGCGCGGGAGTCCGGTGGGGGTGTGGACGGCCGCGCCCGGGTCCTGCACGGGGTGATGGCCGAGGTGGAGGCGGCGCTCCGCGGAGCGGTCGGCTGCACCGCGGTCACCTGGCTGGACTCCGCTGCCCTCGCCGCCGCGGTCCGCACCGGCTTCGCCCCGGGTGAGCGCGGCCAGCTCATCGCCGCCGACCTGGCCGCCGCCGACGGCGCCCAGCTGACGACCGGGGTGCCGATGGCTGCCGCCGGCCCCAGCCAGGCCCGGGCCGAGGTACGGCACTACGCGCACGACGCGTGGGCGTCGGTGACCGACACCGTCCTGTTTCCCGACTCGGGAGCGGTGCTCGGCGCGCTGGCCCCGGTGCTGGTGCCGACGGTGGCGGGGGAGCGGCGTTGCCTGACCGTCTTCCTGGCCCCGATGCCGCTGGACCGGGCCACCCGCCTGGTCGGCCGGGAGGAGATGAGTGCCACCACCGGCAACGAGCTGCGCGCCCGGATGGGCTTCCGGCAGCGGGCCCGGCAACGGCGCGACACCGAGCGGATCGGCGCGGCGGACGAGAAGCTCGCGGCCGGGCGAGCCCTGGTCCGCCCCGCCGTCGCCGCCTGCGTCACGGTCCCCGCGACGTGGCCGGTGGCCGAGCACGGCCGGCGACTGGATGCGTCCATCCGCGCTGCCGGCTACGTACCGCTGCGGCTGGACCTGGCGCAGGACTCCGGCTTCGCCGCCGCCGCGGTACCCCTCGGCGTCGGGCTGCCCGACCGCCGGAGCCGACGGTGA
- a CDS encoding ATP-binding protein translates to MSGRGTRRGRDVAVLLDDFGHRLPPQPPANAAPRDRSPFTQLVPRRGIRGRGRGRAAALAPLSVWRMTSEQTPVVWPLIATSGLPPTGAQMGLDLLSGGAFYCDPVGWVTDDDIPVTNPNVVVFGKPGRGKSATVKAFALRMLAYGYRTLILGDTKDEYEPLCRALGVEPFVIGHGLPARVNPLAFGPLGHGWERLDTSEVRRREALVFARWLVLLRGLVASQSVPFGPVEETAVGEALRMLTGYRSGTTRLTEPTIPQLWQTLDEPPPELVRGCRYADRRHFLDATRTLRDALGSLVKGSLAGLFDDHTSIDVDWRAPIQSLSLSRLEPLGDQAVGIALTCLNSWGQAMREIADPGDLRIVVRDETWRQMRLGAEAMKSLDANLRLSRRDADVQILLAHKPSDMLTAGDATSQAVAIARDLLHLCDVKVLHGQDQAVGDELGSLLGLAPTAQRLVTGWAVAGKGRALWLVGDRAFKVQTVLTGPEVRLTYTNEALAAGGPT, encoded by the coding sequence GTGAGCGGCCGCGGGACCCGCCGGGGTCGGGACGTCGCCGTCCTGCTCGACGACTTCGGCCACCGGCTGCCTCCGCAGCCTCCGGCGAATGCAGCACCGCGCGACCGGAGCCCGTTCACCCAGCTGGTGCCCCGCCGCGGAATCCGCGGGCGCGGCCGGGGTCGGGCAGCGGCGCTCGCCCCGCTGTCGGTGTGGCGAATGACCTCGGAGCAGACGCCGGTGGTGTGGCCGCTGATCGCCACCTCCGGTCTGCCACCCACCGGCGCGCAGATGGGACTCGACCTGCTGTCGGGCGGAGCGTTCTACTGCGACCCCGTCGGCTGGGTCACCGACGACGACATCCCGGTCACCAATCCGAATGTCGTCGTCTTCGGCAAGCCCGGCCGCGGCAAGTCAGCCACGGTCAAGGCCTTCGCGCTGCGCATGCTCGCCTATGGCTATCGCACCCTGATCCTTGGCGACACCAAGGACGAGTACGAGCCGTTGTGCCGTGCGCTCGGCGTCGAGCCGTTCGTCATCGGCCACGGCCTTCCCGCCCGGGTGAACCCGCTGGCCTTCGGCCCCCTCGGGCACGGTTGGGAGCGGCTCGACACGTCCGAGGTCCGCCGCCGCGAGGCGCTCGTCTTCGCCCGGTGGCTCGTGCTGCTCCGTGGACTGGTCGCCTCCCAGTCGGTGCCGTTCGGCCCGGTGGAGGAGACCGCCGTCGGTGAGGCGCTGCGCATGCTCACGGGGTACCGCAGCGGAACCACCCGGCTGACCGAGCCCACCATCCCGCAGCTCTGGCAGACCTTGGACGAGCCTCCGCCGGAGCTGGTCCGCGGCTGCCGCTACGCCGACCGGCGGCACTTCCTCGACGCCACCCGAACCCTGCGCGACGCGCTCGGCTCCCTGGTCAAGGGCTCCCTGGCCGGGCTGTTCGACGACCACACGTCGATCGACGTCGACTGGCGCGCCCCGATCCAGTCGCTCTCGCTGTCCCGCCTCGAGCCGCTCGGTGACCAGGCCGTCGGCATCGCGCTGACGTGCCTCAACTCATGGGGCCAGGCGATGCGAGAGATCGCCGACCCGGGTGACCTGCGCATCGTCGTCCGCGACGAGACGTGGCGGCAGATGCGCCTGGGCGCCGAGGCGATGAAGAGCCTGGACGCCAACCTGCGGCTGTCCCGCCGCGACGCCGACGTGCAGATCCTGCTGGCCCACAAGCCGTCGGACATGCTCACCGCCGGCGACGCCACGTCCCAGGCGGTCGCCATCGCCCGCGACCTGCTGCACCTGTGCGACGTCAAGGTGCTGCACGGCCAGGACCAGGCCGTCGGCGACGAGCTGGGCAGCCTGCTCGGCCTGGCGCCGACCGCCCAGCGGCTGGTCACCGGCTGGGCGGTCGCCGGCAAGGGCCGGGCGCTGTGGCTGGTCGGGGACCGGGCGTTCAAGGTGCAGACCGTCCTCACCGGGCCGGAGGTGCGGCTGACCTACACCAACGAGGCACTCGCCGCCGGAGGCCCGACGTGA